GATCTTCTTTTTATTGACGAGATCCACAGGATGCCTGCCAGTGTGGAGGAGATACTCTATCCGGCCATGGAAGACTTCAGTCTGGACCTGATCATCGGCCAGGGGCCGGGGGCCAGAACAGTCAAGATAGAACTGGAGCCGTTCACCCTGGTGGGAGCCACCACCCGTATCGGTCTTCTGACTTCGCCCTTGCGGGACAGGTTCGGAGTCATCTGCAGGCTGGAGTTTTACGACCCTGATGATCTGGCCAGGATTGTGCTTCGTTCAGCCAGGGTGTTCAAGGTCAATATTTCCAGGGATGGTGCTCTGGAAATAGGAAAAAGGTCCAGGGGAACCCCCCGGATTGCCAACAGACTTCTGCGCAGGGTCCGGGACTTTGCCCAGATGGACGGAAAAAAGACCATAGATGCTAAACTGGCTGCCAGGGCTCTGGACCGGATGGATGTGGACTCCCTGGGGCTGGACCAGATGGACCGGAAAATCCTTGAGTGCATCATCAACCAGTTTTCCGGCGGCCCGGTGGGAGTGAAAACTGTTGCCGTGGCCTGCTCTGAAGAAGTGCGTACCCTGGAAGAGATTTATGAGCCCTATCTCATCCAGTGCGGATTTCTCAAGCGGACTCCCAGGGGCAGGGTAGTCACGGCCCGGGCTTATCAGCACCTCAAGGTGCTCAAGCAGGGCATGCTGCCTTTTTCTTCCCAGGATTAACCAGAAC
This genomic window from Desulfonatronovibrio hydrogenovorans DSM 9292 contains:
- the ruvB gene encoding Holliday junction branch migration DNA helicase RuvB, producing the protein MSLTSTDDHIRPQSLDQFIGQDDLRANLRVYLEAAKSRGQHLDHALLYGNPGLGKTTLAQIMASELGVNIVSTSGPVLERSADLAAILTNLSRNDLLFIDEIHRMPASVEEILYPAMEDFSLDLIIGQGPGARTVKIELEPFTLVGATTRIGLLTSPLRDRFGVICRLEFYDPDDLARIVLRSARVFKVNISRDGALEIGKRSRGTPRIANRLLRRVRDFAQMDGKKTIDAKLAARALDRMDVDSLGLDQMDRKILECIINQFSGGPVGVKTVAVACSEEVRTLEEIYEPYLIQCGFLKRTPRGRVVTARAYQHLKVLKQGMLPFSSQD